In Helianthus annuus cultivar XRQ/B chromosome 3, HanXRQr2.0-SUNRISE, whole genome shotgun sequence, a single window of DNA contains:
- the LOC110928362 gene encoding transcriptional regulator TAC1-like produces MGSGNSDTSSDHETSRCSLSPNSSKDQGLGRSYECTFCKRGFTNAQALGGHMNIHRKDKAKAKKHNTASTKPDKDHSTSVSSRSFSLTPNEEAQYNLGSSLGFRTGDHGYQFTPSNPNFHWALAAKPFDDDRALHEEHLRVNLNLGIGSSEMETSNIESTKIGHQDWVENDVDLELRLGHYP; encoded by the coding sequence ATGGGTTCTGGAAATTCAGATACGTCCAGCGATCACGAAACTAGTCGCTGCTCGTTGTCTCCGAATAGCTCGAAAGATCAGGGTTTAGGTCGCTCGTATGAGTGTACTTTCTGCAAAAGAGGGTTCACAAACGCTCAAGCCTTAGGAGGTCACATGAACATCCATAGAAAAGACAAAGCAAAAGCCAAAAAACACAACACTGCTTCAACCAAACCCGATAAAGATCATTCGACATCGGTTTCTTCGAGATCTTTCAGTCTTACTCCTAACGAAGAGGCTCAGTATAATCTTGGTTCTTCTTTAGGGTTTCGGACAGGTGATCATGGTTATCAGTTTACACCatcaaaccctaattttcatTGGGCTTTGGCTGCCAAACCGTTCGATGATGATCGTGCCCTTCATGAGGAGCATTTGAGGGTGAATTTGAACCTTGGAATTGGGAGTTCTGAAATGGAAACTAGCAATATAGAGAGTACAAAAATAGGGCATCAAGATTGGGTTGAAAATGATGTTGATTTGGAGTTGCGTCTAGGTCATTATCCATAG